In one Tripterygium wilfordii isolate XIE 37 chromosome 22, ASM1340144v1, whole genome shotgun sequence genomic region, the following are encoded:
- the LOC119990627 gene encoding plastid division protein PDV2-like: MEEERIGVVLAKAVELRLKIGNCIHEATTPSKQKTQQGQDAEEEEEESIYVNGDKYLFQNHETEDDDQEAERLLSIRDALESLESQLSSLQALQHQQHYEREVAFSEIENSRMTLLDKLKEYKGEGLEVIREALEFAGETVKHDNDLLLPPYPSRPPHSLITDNGNLSHLAFSQKSLQNGIITNDPLNELKENGKEPVLERREQSGKGLVHLISAATKTVLTLVGVLSVLSLSGFGPNFGKRSIHFKVLGFFQRRGTEENRDIQCPPGKVLSMEDGEARCVVRERIAVPLESMVGKPDVNYGCG; the protein is encoded by the exons atggaagaagagagaattgGGGTAGTGTTGGCAAAGGCAGTAGAGCTTAGATTAAAGATCGGGAATTGCATCCACGAAGCCACCACTCCATCTAAACAGAAAACCCAACAAGGACAAGATgcggaagaagaagaggaggagagcaTTTATGTAAATGGAGACAAATACCTCTTTCAAAACCATGAAACAGAAGATGACGATCAAGAAGCAGAGAGGCTTTTGAGTATTCGAGACGCTCTTGAGTCCCTCGAGAGCCAGCTCTCCAGTTTGCAG GCCTTGCAACATCAACAGCATTATGAAAGAGAAGTTGCCTTTTCTGAGATCGAGAATAGCCGCATGACATTATTGGATAAGCTCAAGGAATACAAAGGGGAAGGCTTGGAAGTGATACGGGAGGCTTTAGAATTTGCTGGTGAAACTGTGAAGCATGACAATGATCTACTGCTTCCTCCCTACCCAAGTCGCCCTCCACATTCCCTTATTACAGATAATGGCAATCTATCCCACTTAGCTTTTTCGCAGAAGTCTTTACAGAATGGAATAATCACCAATGACCCACTAAATGAACTAAAGGAGAATGGAAAGGAGCCAGTCCTGGAGAGAAGAGAGCAGTCAGGTAAAGGCTTGGTGCATTTGATCAGTGCAGCTACCAAGACTGTACTTACTCTTGTGGGTGTGCTATCCGTGCTGAGCTTGTCTGGTTTTGGGCCTAATTTTGGTAAAAGAAGCATACATTTTAAGGTTTTAGGCTTCTTTCAACGCCGAGGAACTGAAGAGAACAGAGACATCCAATGTCCACCTGGGAAAGTCTTGTCAATGGAAGATGGGGAAGCTCGATGTGTCGTACGAGAAAGGATTGCAGTTCCTTTGGAGTCGATGGTTGGGAAGCCAGATGTAAATTATGGGTGCGGATAG